From one Gossypium hirsutum isolate 1008001.06 chromosome D08, Gossypium_hirsutum_v2.1, whole genome shotgun sequence genomic stretch:
- the LOC121219928 gene encoding cytochrome P450 94A2 yields MFIQVLTLSIIFFLTLPFFFLSLIKSSRSKKPSMPNVFPKRYPLIGSYFDIKSNQSNRLEWITRILKNCPSATYTLHHILGYRQIFTANPDNVQHILKTRFNNYPKGEFFINVFFDFLGNGIFNADGEAWKFERQVSSHEFNTRSLRKFVETVVDAELNDRLVPMLSGAVTGKIVLDLQDVLQRFAFDNICKIAFGYDPECLLPSLPQTEFADAFEDATHLSSERFRAPITLTWRIKRVFNVGSEKKLKIAISQVRDFAKKIVREKKQELATKSSLDSVDIISRFLNSGHSDENFTTDIVISFILAGRDTTSAALTWFFWLIHKHPEVEKEILKEIKEKSDMLVFEEVKDMAYIHASLCESMRLYPPVPTDSKRAMADDVLPDGTVVKRGSVVTYAPYAMGRMENIWGSDWEEFKPERWLQRDEAGKWSFVGRDPYTYPVFQAGPRICLGKEMAFLQMKRVVAGTLRRFKVVPAVEEGFQPVFVAYMTSKMKGGFPIKVEERGKLD; encoded by the coding sequence ATGTTTATCCAGGTATTAACCTTATCAATCATCTTCTTCCTCACTCTCCCATTTTTCTTCTTGAGTCTCATCAAAAGCTCCAGGTCCAAGAAACCATCAATGCCCAATGTTTTTCCCAAGCGTTACCCACTAATCGGTTCTTATTTCGACATCAAATCCAATCAAAGCAACCGCCTGGAATGGATCACAAGGATCCTCAAGAACTGCCCTTCTGCAACTTACACTCTTCACCACATCTTGGGTTACCGTCAGATCTTCACGGCGAACCCCGATAATGTCCAGCATATACTCAAAACCCGTTTTAATAATTACCCAAAAGGTGAGTTCTTCATTAatgttttctttgattttctcGGCAACGGAATATTTAACGCCGATGGGGAAGCTTGGAAGTTCGAGAGACAGGTTTCGAGTCACGAGTTTAATACTAGGTCTCTTCGTAAGTTTGTAGAAACCGTCGTTGATGCTGAGCTTAACGACCGGTTGGTTCCGATGTTATCCGGTGCTGTTACCGGCAAGATAGTGCTTGATTTGCAGGATGTTCTTCAGAGATTTGCTTTTGATAATATTTGCAAGATTGCTTTTGGGTATGACCCGGAATGTCTTTTACCGTCTTTGCCGCAAACTGAGTTCGCCGACGCGTTTGAAGATGCTACTCATCTGAGTAGTGAACGGTTCCGAGCTCCGATTACATTGACTTGGAGAATCAAACGGGTTTTCAATGTTGGGTCGGAGAAGAAACTCAAAATCGCCATCTCTCAGGTACGTGATTTCGCTAAGAAGATCGTGAGGGAAAAGAAACAAGAATTAGCTACTAAATCGTCTTTGGACTCGGTTGATATTATATCGAGGTTTTTAAATTCCGGTCATTCCGATGAGAATTTCACTACGGATATAGTCATCAGCTTTATACTCGCCGGTCGGGATACAACATCGGCGGCATTGACATGGTTCTTCTGGTTAATACATAAACACCCTGAAGTTGAAAAGGAAATCCTTaaagaaattaaagagaaatCGGATATGCTGGTTTTTGAAGAAGTTAAAGACATGGCTTACATTCACGCTTCCTTGTGTGAGTCTATGAGATTGTATCCTCCGGTCCCGACGGACAGCAAACGAGCGATGGCAGACGATGTTTTGCCTGACGGGACGGTGGTGAAGAGAGGGTCGGTTGTGACGTACGCACCTTACGCGATGGGGAGGATGGAGAATATATGGGGATCCGATTGGGAGGAGTTCAAGCCGGAGAGATGGTTGCAAAGGGATGAGGCCGGGAAATGGAGCTTCGTCGGGAGAGATCCGTATACTTATCCGGTGTTTCAGGCCGGACCCAGGATTTGTTTAGGAAAGGAGATGGCGTTCCTGCAGATGAAAAGGGTGGTTGCCGGAACTTTAAGGCGGTTTAAGGTGGTGCCTGCGGTGGAAGAAGGGTTTCAGCCTGTGTTTGTTGCTTATATGACGTCTAAGATGAAAGGTGGGTTCCCCATCAAGGTGGAGGAAAGGGGAAAGCTTGATTAG